One window of Dehalococcoidia bacterium genomic DNA carries:
- a CDS encoding DUF3303 family protein, protein MLWMSIFTYEPEKRDEVVKRRLEIGTGLPQGLKLIGEWTDLTGGRNFTLTEGPDDPKLMLAAIMAWDDLGKFDNVPVMEVEEALKLVPKG, encoded by the coding sequence ATGCTGTGGATGAGTATTTTCACTTATGAACCGGAGAAAAGGGATGAGGTCGTTAAAAGGCGACTGGAGATAGGTACAGGACTCCCCCAAGGGCTGAAATTGATTGGCGAATGGACCGATCTCACAGGTGGACGAAATTTCACTCTGACTGAGGGACCTGACGACCCTAAACTTATGCTGGCCGCTATCATGGCCTGGGATGACCTTGGTAAGTTTGACAATGTGCCGGTGATGGAGGTAGAAGAGGCACTGAAGCTTGTACCCAAGGGGTAG
- the rsmI gene encoding 16S rRNA (cytidine(1402)-2'-O)-methyltransferase produces MPILYIVATPIGNLEDISFRALRVLREVALIAAEDTRKTRRLLTAYGIKTPLTSYHEHSREAKLSYLLGRLEQGDVALVSEAGMPGISDPGYELVVSAIERGIPVVPIPGPSVLVTALAVSGLNASEFIYVGFLPRKKGQRRRLLEQVADEERTILAFEAPHRVIAALGDILGVLGDRRIAVCRELTKVHEEIFRGTVSAALSHFREPVGEFTLVVEGKAKGEKEVSASAEEELCRLYQEGFSAKDAVSQVAKATGIGKRELYRLWIRLS; encoded by the coding sequence ATGCCGATCCTTTACATCGTAGCCACCCCGATAGGCAACCTGGAGGATATTTCCTTCCGTGCGCTGCGTGTCCTCCGAGAGGTGGCGCTCATTGCAGCGGAGGATACCCGTAAGACCAGGCGCCTCCTCACTGCCTATGGTATTAAAACCCCCTTAACCAGCTACCACGAGCACAGTAGAGAGGCCAAGCTATCCTACCTGCTAGGTCGTCTGGAGCAGGGGGATGTGGCACTGGTTTCTGAAGCGGGGATGCCCGGGATAAGCGACCCGGGCTATGAACTGGTGGTGTCAGCAATAGAGCGGGGCATCCCGGTTGTCCCCATACCTGGCCCCTCTGTTCTGGTCACCGCTCTCGCCGTCTCCGGGCTAAACGCCAGCGAGTTTATCTATGTCGGTTTCCTGCCCCGTAAGAAGGGTCAGCGGAGGAGGCTGCTGGAGCAGGTCGCCGATGAGGAGAGGACTATATTGGCTTTCGAGGCGCCTCACCGTGTCATAGCTGCTCTGGGGGATATCCTGGGTGTTCTGGGGGACCGCCGGATCGCTGTCTGCCGCGAGCTGACCAAGGTTCATGAGGAGATTTTTCGGGGGACTGTGAGCGCCGCCCTTTCCCATTTCCGCGAGCCGGTAGGTGAGTTCACCCTGGTGGTTGAAGGGAAGGCGAAAGGGGAGAAGGAAGTGAGTGCCTCCGCGGAAGAGGAGCTGTGCCGCTTATACCAAGAGGGCTTTTCGGCTAAGGACGCTGTCTCCCAGGTGGCAAAAGCTACAGGTATTGGAAAGAGAGAGCTCTACAGGCTCTGGATAAGACTGAGCTAG
- a CDS encoding DUF4282 domain-containing protein — protein sequence MGDFLTFRRMITTIIIQIVFWLGLIGIIGWGVFIIIDANDSYYGWEWEGVVAGVLTLILGPIIWRVYCEILILLFRMNETLTDIRKILKKQRKEEKLSIDEESFE from the coding sequence ATGGGAGATTTTTTAACGTTTCGCAGAATGATAACAACCATTATCATTCAGATTGTGTTCTGGCTAGGCCTTATCGGCATCATCGGGTGGGGGGTTTTTATAATTATTGATGCCAATGACTCGTACTATGGCTGGGAATGGGAGGGGGTGGTAGCAGGTGTGCTAACTTTAATTCTCGGCCCCATAATTTGGAGGGTGTACTGCGAGATTCTGATTCTGCTTTTCCGTATGAATGAAACCCTTACTGATATTAGGAAAATCCTTAAAAAACAAAGGAAGGAAGAGAAGCTGTCTATAGATGAGGAATCGTTTGAATAG
- the recO gene encoding DNA repair protein RecO, translating into MTAPKVYKTEAIVLKHMNLGEADKILTLYTPNLGKFSAIAKGVRRPKSKMGGHLELLTQCSLMLARGQNLDIITQSETISSFLPLRSDLWRTSLALYAAELVAQFTAENVENYRLYKLLLDTLHRLSETDNGELTLRYFEVNLLTHLGYKPELHHCLGCKSSLEPRGNFFSSSGGGVLCPACREKEPLSHPISLNGLKVMRFLQESDYSKASRLSINQDLSRELESLMRHYIRYVLEREVKSVAWLDRLRREQPRYYRGSEGLEGNIA; encoded by the coding sequence ATGACCGCGCCAAAGGTCTACAAAACTGAAGCCATTGTCTTAAAGCACATGAACCTGGGGGAGGCGGACAAGATCCTCACCCTCTATACCCCCAACCTGGGCAAATTCAGCGCCATCGCCAAGGGGGTGCGCCGACCCAAGAGCAAGATGGGCGGTCACCTCGAGCTGCTCACTCAATGCTCCCTGATGCTGGCGCGGGGGCAGAACCTGGACATTATCACCCAATCGGAGACAATCTCAAGCTTCCTCCCCTTAAGGAGCGACCTGTGGCGCACCAGCCTGGCCCTGTATGCCGCCGAGCTGGTGGCGCAGTTCACCGCAGAAAACGTGGAGAACTACCGGCTCTATAAGCTGCTACTCGATACTCTACACCGGCTCTCTGAGACCGATAATGGGGAGCTGACCCTGCGCTACTTCGAGGTAAACCTCCTCACCCATTTGGGCTATAAGCCCGAGCTTCACCATTGTCTGGGCTGTAAATCGTCCTTAGAGCCGAGAGGTAACTTCTTTAGCTCAAGCGGCGGCGGTGTGCTCTGCCCCGCATGCCGGGAGAAGGAGCCCCTGTCCCATCCCATCTCCCTCAACGGCCTCAAGGTGATGCGCTTCCTGCAAGAAAGTGACTACTCTAAAGCCAGCCGGTTGAGTATTAACCAGGACCTATCCCGGGAGCTGGAGAGCCTTATGCGCCACTACATCAGGTACGTTCTGGAGCGTGAGGTGAAATCAGTGGCGTGGCTGGACCGGCTAAGGAGGGAGCAGCCCCGGTACTATAGGGGCTCCGAAGGCCTCGAGGGGAATATAGCATAA
- a CDS encoding enoyl-CoA hydratase-related protein — MSVLLYEKKGRIAYLTLNRPEKRNALSYELLGELEKAWIDFRDDDDLWVAVLTGAGRAFCAGLDLRERAAQGSFIRPGENRNALCPGLLKVWKPIIAAVNGPAYAGGWLLAMECDLRIASEDARFAITEVQIGSSAIGSAHLPRYIPTAIAMEMLFTGDPISAQRAYEVGLVNKVVPADKLMPAATALAERLCKNAPLAIRLTKEAAFRYIYPTDEEATATDTIMAAALTSEDLMEGAIAYAQNRPPVWKGR; from the coding sequence ATGTCTGTCCTTCTGTATGAGAAGAAGGGAAGGATCGCCTATCTCACCCTGAACCGCCCCGAGAAGAGAAATGCCCTCAGTTACGAGCTGCTGGGCGAGCTGGAGAAGGCATGGATAGACTTCCGGGATGATGACGACCTGTGGGTAGCCGTCCTTACCGGCGCAGGGAGGGCCTTCTGCGCCGGGCTCGATCTCAGAGAGCGGGCGGCGCAGGGATCCTTCATAAGGCCGGGGGAGAATCGTAACGCTCTATGTCCCGGCCTTCTCAAGGTCTGGAAACCCATTATCGCTGCGGTAAACGGTCCCGCCTATGCTGGAGGCTGGCTTCTAGCCATGGAATGCGACCTGAGGATCGCCAGCGAGGACGCCCGCTTCGCCATTACTGAGGTACAGATCGGATCATCCGCCATCGGTAGCGCTCACCTCCCCCGCTATATACCAACGGCAATAGCAATGGAGATGCTCTTCACCGGAGACCCGATAAGCGCGCAGCGAGCGTACGAGGTAGGTCTCGTTAACAAGGTCGTTCCAGCCGATAAGCTTATGCCCGCCGCCACCGCCCTGGCGGAACGTCTATGTAAAAATGCCCCCCTGGCGATAAGGCTAACCAAGGAGGCTGCATTCAGGTACATCTATCCCACCGATGAGGAAGCAACGGCCACCGACACTATCATGGCCGCGGCCCTAACCAGTGAGGACCTCATGGAGGGGGCGATAGCCTATGCCCAGAATAGACCGCCAGTGTGGAAGGGCAGGTAA
- a CDS encoding polyprenyl synthetase family protein yields MSVASIYESINEGLGMVEEKLKSFAQVDLPWVADPLVYVLESTGKRIRPGLTLLAGRFHYYDLESLVPMAAAIELFHNATLVHDDAVDKASLRRGKTAVNSLWGEGVAVLLGDYLFSLAADLVCSIGNFRVMNLFAKTLTEISSGQLRETFNAYSWRQDREGYYEQIYSKTASLFAAATGTGSVLSQAPEEAVTALTSYGKNLGMAFQVIDDILDVIGDEGEMGKPVGSDLIQGTLTLPIILLMEKNPDGNHLRELFEKSEDPPDVARIIEIVRNSPIIDECYRIAGGFLSQACRALETLPQNSCSRSLRELTDYVIERRS; encoded by the coding sequence ATGTCGGTAGCTTCTATTTACGAGTCGATTAATGAAGGCCTGGGGATGGTGGAGGAGAAGCTAAAAAGCTTTGCCCAGGTGGACCTCCCCTGGGTGGCGGATCCATTGGTCTATGTTCTGGAGAGCACGGGCAAACGGATACGGCCCGGGCTTACACTGCTTGCGGGCAGGTTTCATTACTACGACCTGGAGTCATTGGTACCCATGGCTGCGGCTATCGAGCTGTTCCATAATGCTACCCTGGTCCACGATGATGCGGTGGATAAGGCTTCGTTGCGGCGGGGCAAGACTGCAGTGAATAGCCTTTGGGGGGAGGGCGTCGCAGTGCTTTTAGGGGACTACCTTTTCTCCCTTGCTGCCGACCTGGTCTGCAGCATTGGTAACTTCAGGGTGATGAACCTTTTCGCCAAGACCCTGACCGAGATATCCAGCGGTCAGTTGAGAGAGACTTTTAACGCTTATAGCTGGCGCCAGGATCGCGAGGGCTATTATGAGCAGATATATAGCAAGACCGCTTCTCTCTTCGCCGCCGCTACCGGTACCGGGTCGGTGCTGAGCCAGGCCCCGGAGGAAGCGGTGACGGCGCTCACAAGCTACGGGAAGAATCTTGGCATGGCATTCCAGGTCATCGATGATATCCTGGACGTCATTGGCGATGAGGGGGAGATGGGAAAGCCGGTGGGCAGCGATCTCATACAGGGTACCCTGACACTGCCGATAATCCTGCTTATGGAGAAAAACCCCGATGGCAACCACCTGAGGGAGCTATTTGAAAAAAGTGAGGATCCGCCGGATGTCGCTCGGATTATTGAGATAGTGCGCAACTCGCCCATTATTGATGAGTGCTACCGGATCGCCGGAGGCTTCCTATCCCAGGCCTGCCGCGCCCTGGAGACGCTGCCGCAGAACTCCTGCAGCCGGTCTCTCCGTGAGTTAACGGACTACGTTATTGAGCGCAGGAGTTAG
- a CDS encoding DNA alkylation repair protein, whose protein sequence is MTSDILARLKALSDPKAVEGMARYGINPENTYGISIPNLRKIARETGKNHSLAQELWASGIHEARILASMIDDPKIATEEQLESWVKDFDSWDVCDQCCINLFEKTGLAYRKADEWSESDEEFVKRAGFVLMARLAVCDKKADDKQFEVFLTIIRREASDNRNFVKKAVNWALRQIGKRNANLNRKAIETSKEIENLDSRSAKWIASDAIRELTSESVQKRL, encoded by the coding sequence ATGACAAGCGATATCCTAGCTAGGCTTAAAGCCCTATCCGACCCCAAAGCGGTGGAGGGCATGGCACGGTATGGGATCAACCCGGAGAACACCTACGGCATATCTATCCCGAACCTGAGAAAGATAGCCAGGGAAACGGGAAAAAACCATTCTCTCGCTCAGGAACTCTGGGCTTCAGGTATCCACGAAGCGCGGATACTGGCCAGCATGATAGATGACCCGAAGATAGCTACCGAAGAACAGCTGGAAAGCTGGGTAAAAGACTTCGATTCGTGGGACGTTTGCGACCAATGCTGCATAAACCTATTCGAGAAGACCGGATTGGCCTACCGCAAAGCGGATGAGTGGAGCGAAAGCGATGAAGAGTTCGTTAAAAGAGCAGGGTTTGTACTGATGGCGCGCCTGGCTGTCTGCGACAAGAAAGCGGATGACAAGCAATTCGAGGTATTCCTTACCATTATAAGGAGAGAGGCATCCGACAATCGTAACTTTGTCAAGAAAGCGGTCAATTGGGCGCTCAGGCAGATCGGGAAACGGAACGCTAATTTGAATAGAAAGGCCATCGAGACTTCCAAAGAAATTGAAAATTTGGATTCGAGAAGTGCTAAGTGGATTGCATCCGATGCCATTCGAGAATTAACCAGTGAGTCGGTTCAGAAAAGGTTATAA
- the metG gene encoding methionine--tRNA ligase — protein MTERIFIGVAWPYANGSLHLGQIAGAYLPADIFARYHRLKGNDVLMVSGSDQHGTPITIRAEKEGRPPKEIADRFHEEFLDSWRKLGISFDLFTTTDTPNHQRLAQDLFLTLQDKGYIYRDTMTLLYCSSCSRFLPDRYVEGTCPYCGFEGTRGDQCDKCGKPLNPVDLLDAYCRLCTCPPQVRESEHFFLRLSAFNDQLTEWVKGQSHWKQNVSNFTINYLAEGLKDRAITRDIEWGIPVPVNGFENKRLYVWFEAVIGYLSASVEWAERRGDGDSWRQFWQGDARSYYFIGKDNIIFHTIIWPAVLLGYGGLNLPYDVPANEFLTLGGRALSTSRNWAVWLPDYLERYDPDPLRYFLSVCMPEEGDSDFSWREFVRRNNDELVATYGNLVHRVLTMTYRNFGGQVPAPAEFDERSNAMVKKAEDALDSIGGLLGRCHFREAIRMAMSLAQEANRYLDEKAPWKRLEDEREGAATSLYVTLSVISCLKTLFYPFLPFSSQELHELLGFEGRVEDGGWSIDRLSPGQKLAPPQPLFSKLDEEIVAEEDARLEHARVG, from the coding sequence ATGACTGAGCGCATCTTTATCGGGGTCGCCTGGCCCTATGCCAATGGGTCGCTTCACCTGGGACAGATCGCCGGTGCCTATTTGCCAGCGGATATATTTGCCCGCTACCATCGCCTCAAGGGCAACGATGTGCTCATGGTCTCCGGATCAGACCAGCATGGCACCCCTATTACAATACGCGCGGAGAAAGAGGGCAGGCCACCAAAAGAGATTGCTGACCGCTTTCACGAGGAATTTCTCGATTCGTGGCGGAAGCTGGGAATCTCTTTTGACCTTTTCACTACTACCGATACTCCCAACCATCAAAGGCTGGCCCAAGACCTATTTCTGACCCTTCAGGATAAGGGATATATCTATCGTGATACCATGACGCTACTCTACTGTTCTAGCTGCAGCAGGTTTCTGCCCGACCGCTATGTGGAGGGGACCTGCCCCTACTGCGGCTTTGAAGGGACAAGGGGAGACCAGTGCGATAAGTGCGGCAAGCCGCTGAACCCGGTGGACCTGCTCGATGCCTATTGCCGATTATGCACCTGCCCTCCGCAGGTCAGGGAGTCGGAGCACTTCTTCCTCCGCCTGAGCGCATTCAACGACCAGCTCACCGAATGGGTGAAAGGGCAGTCCCACTGGAAGCAGAATGTTAGTAATTTTACCATAAACTATTTAGCCGAGGGGCTGAAGGATAGGGCGATAACCAGGGATATTGAGTGGGGTATACCGGTGCCCGTTAATGGATTCGAGAACAAGCGACTCTATGTGTGGTTTGAGGCGGTGATCGGCTATCTCTCGGCGAGCGTGGAGTGGGCGGAGCGCCGTGGCGATGGGGATAGCTGGCGACAGTTCTGGCAGGGGGATGCCAGGTCCTATTACTTCATAGGTAAGGACAATATCATCTTTCACACCATTATCTGGCCGGCGGTGCTCCTGGGCTATGGAGGGCTCAACCTCCCTTACGATGTTCCTGCCAACGAGTTCCTCACCCTGGGGGGGCGGGCGCTCTCTACCAGCCGCAACTGGGCGGTCTGGCTACCCGATTATCTGGAGCGCTATGATCCCGATCCCTTACGCTACTTCCTGTCGGTGTGCATGCCCGAGGAGGGGGATAGCGATTTTTCATGGCGGGAGTTTGTGCGCCGCAATAACGATGAGCTGGTGGCTACCTATGGAAACCTGGTTCATCGGGTGCTTACTATGACCTATCGCAACTTCGGCGGCCAGGTGCCCGCGCCTGCTGAATTCGATGAGCGAAGCAACGCCATGGTTAAGAAGGCTGAAGATGCCCTCGACAGTATCGGCGGGTTGCTTGGGCGGTGTCACTTCAGGGAGGCGATTAGAATGGCGATGAGCCTGGCACAGGAAGCGAATCGCTACCTGGATGAGAAGGCTCCCTGGAAAAGGCTTGAGGATGAGCGTGAAGGAGCTGCCACCAGTTTATATGTGACCCTCTCTGTAATCTCGTGTCTCAAGACGCTTTTTTATCCCTTCTTGCCTTTTAGCTCGCAGGAATTGCATGAGCTTCTCGGCTTTGAAGGGAGGGTAGAGGATGGCGGCTGGTCGATAGACAGGTTGTCACCGGGCCAAAAGCTGGCTCCTCCCCAGCCCCTTTTTAGCAAGCTGGATGAGGAAATAGTGGCCGAGGAAGATGCCAGGCTGGAGCATGCCCGTGTTGGTTGA
- a CDS encoding TatD family hydrolase, which translates to MPVLVDSHTHIDMRLFNKDRDRVLERARGAGVVAMVDVGCDLDSSREAVRLAALYPEVFAAVGFHPHSAARMRDDDLERLSELARQPKVVAIGEIGLDFYRNLSPKEIQIEAFKKQLALARGLNLPVIVHCRDAQEEVLGILTGWSNGIGGVGGADGMTESIGVLHCFSGDSELSQRYIEMGFLLSIAGPVTYPSSGAFEIAHHIPLDRLLIETDCPYLAPQPYRGKRNEPANVSLVAEKISEVRGVPSDVVAEHTTANASRLFRLPL; encoded by the coding sequence ATGCCCGTGTTGGTTGATTCTCATACCCACATCGATATGCGCCTTTTCAATAAAGACCGCGACCGGGTGTTGGAGAGGGCCAGGGGTGCCGGGGTGGTGGCAATGGTCGATGTGGGCTGCGACCTCGACTCCAGCAGAGAGGCGGTAAGGCTGGCGGCGCTATACCCTGAGGTTTTCGCTGCCGTGGGGTTTCACCCCCATAGCGCTGCTAGGATGAGGGATGATGACCTGGAGAGGTTGTCTGAGCTGGCCCGGCAACCCAAGGTGGTAGCCATAGGGGAGATCGGGCTTGACTTTTATCGCAATCTATCGCCAAAGGAGATACAGATCGAGGCATTTAAAAAGCAGCTGGCATTAGCACGCGGGCTCAATTTGCCGGTGATCGTTCACTGCCGCGATGCTCAGGAGGAGGTGCTCGGCATACTCACCGGGTGGTCTAACGGCATAGGTGGGGTTGGTGGAGCGGATGGAATGACAGAATCTATAGGCGTGCTCCATTGCTTTAGCGGTGATAGCGAGCTTAGCCAGAGATATATTGAGATGGGATTCCTCCTTTCCATTGCAGGTCCCGTCACCTATCCCTCTTCCGGTGCCTTTGAGATTGCCCATCACATACCACTGGACAGGCTACTCATTGAGACCGATTGCCCCTATCTGGCTCCCCAGCCCTATCGGGGCAAGAGGAATGAGCCAGCGAATGTTTCTTTGGTCGCGGAGAAGATTAGCGAGGTCAGGGGAGTGCCCAGCGATGTGGTTGCGGAGCACACCACCGCGAACGCGTCCCGGCTCTTCCGGCTGCCCCTTTGA
- a CDS encoding DUF1015 domain-containing protein gives MADVQPFYGLRYNPERIGDLSAVITPPYDVISTAEQLIYYRSSPYNVIRLEYGEERPDDSPQDNRYTRAALTLEHWLSQGMLTREQRPAFYLVEHRFTYQGSTRSRFSLLARVRLEALSGDGGIRPHEMTMRKPGEDRLRLLQSCRANFSPVMGLFHHHGEGVQSLFPDAMDRPALNAVDRNGVTYAMWVITDEKDTARVSDFFANKTLYIADGHHRYETALAYQKEQRSLRTAHTGDEAFNFVMMTLTSAGDPNLIMLPTHRLVRGINPERLAQLKRERSAYFDEEFLPPSSIPSQTLEGWMQTLNEQLVTAFGLYGLDGDHLCLLRARPGMIPTIQPDVLQHLDVNVLHQVVLRQMLGIDSPEREEECLEYTREGLEAISRVDAGEYQLAILLNPTPISSIMAVADQGVRMPQKSTYFHPKTPTGLVINPLWDDLSQSADPK, from the coding sequence GTGGCTGATGTCCAACCGTTTTACGGTCTTCGTTATAATCCCGAGCGGATCGGCGACCTTTCCGCGGTAATCACTCCCCCTTATGATGTGATCTCCACTGCGGAGCAGCTTATCTATTACCGCAGCAGCCCCTACAACGTGATCAGGCTTGAGTATGGAGAGGAGCGACCCGATGATTCGCCACAAGACAACAGATACACCAGGGCTGCCCTGACCCTGGAGCACTGGCTTAGCCAGGGCATGCTAACCCGTGAGCAGCGTCCCGCTTTCTATCTGGTGGAGCACCGCTTTACATATCAGGGTAGCACGAGGAGCCGCTTCAGCCTCCTCGCCAGGGTAAGGCTGGAGGCCCTTTCCGGCGACGGCGGCATTCGCCCCCACGAGATGACCATGAGGAAGCCGGGGGAGGACCGCCTCCGCCTGCTACAGTCATGCCGCGCCAACTTCAGCCCGGTAATGGGGCTGTTCCATCACCACGGAGAGGGGGTCCAGTCGCTATTCCCCGATGCGATGGACAGACCTGCCCTGAACGCGGTGGACCGCAACGGGGTTACCTACGCCATGTGGGTGATTACAGATGAAAAGGATACTGCCAGGGTATCCGACTTCTTTGCCAATAAGACCCTCTACATCGCCGATGGGCATCATCGCTATGAGACAGCCCTCGCCTACCAGAAGGAGCAGCGCTCCTTACGCACTGCCCATACCGGGGATGAAGCGTTCAACTTCGTGATGATGACGCTCACCTCCGCCGGCGACCCCAACCTCATCATGCTGCCCACCCACCGTCTGGTGCGCGGAATCAACCCAGAGAGGCTGGCCCAACTGAAGCGTGAGCGGAGCGCCTACTTCGATGAGGAGTTCCTCCCGCCTTCATCAATCCCATCCCAGACCCTGGAAGGCTGGATGCAAACCCTAAATGAGCAGCTGGTGACCGCGTTCGGACTCTATGGCCTTGACGGGGATCACCTGTGCCTGCTGCGGGCGAGACCGGGAATGATACCCACAATCCAGCCAGACGTACTGCAGCACCTGGATGTTAATGTCCTTCATCAGGTGGTTTTGCGCCAGATGCTGGGCATCGATAGCCCGGAGCGGGAGGAGGAATGCCTGGAGTATACCCGCGAAGGTTTGGAGGCCATCTCCCGGGTGGATGCCGGGGAGTATCAGCTAGCCATCCTGCTTAATCCCACCCCCATCTCCAGCATCATGGCGGTGGCTGACCAGGGGGTGAGGATGCCGCAAAAGTCCACCTACTTTCACCCCAAGACGCCCACCGGCCTGGTGATAAACCCACTGTGGGACGATTTATCACAATCCGCGGACCCAAAGTAG
- a CDS encoding FKBP-type peptidyl-prolyl cis-trans isomerase, translating to MTRRFSSVLMVMVLLVGAVFMSGCSSEEGTAKEGDFVKVLYVGTLDDGTVFDSSELHGGIALNFTIGKGEMLASFEQAVIGLSINESVTVHIPVDEAYGPYDEDLVITLDWSQMGDYVPEVGEQLTLYDTSSGQTIQVTVLNVSEAGVTVDTNHRLAGEDLNFEITLVEIVTPPTPTPTPTPSPTPTPTPTPTATLNSS from the coding sequence ATGACAAGAAGATTTTCGTCGGTTCTCATGGTAATGGTTCTACTGGTTGGCGCAGTGTTTATGTCAGGTTGTTCTTCGGAGGAAGGAACGGCAAAAGAAGGTGATTTCGTTAAGGTTCTCTACGTAGGCACACTGGATGATGGCACGGTATTTGACTCTTCCGAATTGCACGGCGGCATAGCCCTGAACTTCACAATAGGCAAGGGCGAAATGCTCGCTAGCTTTGAGCAGGCGGTTATCGGGCTGAGCATCAACGAATCGGTAACCGTCCACATCCCTGTGGATGAGGCATACGGCCCGTATGATGAAGATCTGGTAATAACGCTGGATTGGAGCCAGATGGGGGACTATGTGCCAGAGGTCGGCGAACAATTAACCCTGTATGACACTTCTTCCGGACAAACTATTCAAGTTACCGTGCTTAATGTATCCGAGGCAGGCGTAACCGTAGATACCAACCACCGGTTGGCCGGGGAGGACCTGAATTTTGAGATCACGCTTGTGGAGATAGTAACACCACCTACACCTACACCTACACCTACACCTTCTCCAACGCCTACGCCTACGCCGACACCAACAGCAACACTAAATTCTTCATAA
- a CDS encoding GuaB3 family IMP dehydrogenase-related protein: MPVPQFKEMRRCYSFDEVALVPGDITINPEQVNVDFIMGNLTFPLPILASAMDAVVDARFTALLSRLGGLAVLNLEGVQTRYEDADAVLAEVASVPDGEVTPFLQKVYSAPIKETLVAERIKEIKRAGAICATSVTPQNTKQFAPVAAEAGVDIFVVQSTVTSTRHLSKSYHGLVFSELCQLMPAPIIVGNCVSYSAALALMREGIAGVLVGVGPGAACTTREVLGVGVPQVTATMDCAAAREQYLKETGRYVAVITDGGIRTGGDLCKAFASGADAVMLGSVLAQAQEAPGRGFHWGMANPHPALPRGTRIRVGTSGSLEQILLGPASVTGGTQNFIGALRTAMGMCGAQSIKEMQRVEMVLAPAIKTEGKFWQLP; encoded by the coding sequence ATGCCTGTCCCCCAGTTCAAAGAGATGAGGCGATGCTACAGCTTTGACGAAGTGGCTCTGGTCCCAGGGGATATTACCATTAACCCGGAACAGGTAAACGTAGATTTTATCATGGGGAACCTTACCTTTCCCCTCCCCATCCTCGCCTCCGCCATGGATGCTGTGGTGGACGCCCGCTTTACCGCTTTGCTGAGCAGGCTAGGCGGTCTTGCGGTGCTCAATCTGGAAGGGGTACAGACCCGCTATGAGGATGCCGATGCGGTGTTGGCGGAGGTGGCGAGCGTCCCCGATGGCGAGGTCACCCCCTTCCTGCAAAAGGTCTACTCCGCGCCGATCAAGGAAACCCTGGTTGCCGAACGAATAAAGGAGATTAAGCGCGCCGGAGCGATTTGTGCCACCTCAGTGACGCCCCAGAACACCAAGCAATTTGCCCCTGTCGCCGCTGAGGCAGGGGTGGATATCTTCGTGGTGCAGTCCACGGTGACCTCCACTCGACACCTCTCAAAAAGCTATCACGGGCTTGTTTTCTCCGAGCTTTGCCAGCTAATGCCCGCACCGATTATTGTGGGCAACTGCGTCAGCTACAGCGCAGCATTAGCCCTGATGAGGGAGGGAATCGCCGGCGTCCTGGTCGGCGTGGGACCCGGAGCAGCATGCACCACAAGGGAGGTCCTGGGGGTCGGCGTCCCCCAGGTAACGGCGACCATGGACTGCGCCGCAGCACGGGAGCAATATCTCAAGGAAACCGGTAGGTATGTTGCCGTTATCACCGATGGCGGTATCCGCACCGGTGGCGACCTCTGTAAGGCCTTCGCCTCCGGTGCCGATGCTGTAATGCTGGGCTCGGTCCTGGCTCAGGCCCAGGAGGCACCGGGGCGAGGCTTCCACTGGGGCATGGCTAACCCCCACCCGGCATTACCCAGAGGGACAAGGATCAGGGTAGGCACCTCGGGTAGCCTGGAGCAGATACTCCTCGGGCCGGCCTCGGTTACCGGCGGAACACAGAATTTCATCGGGGCACTGCGCACCGCCATGGGCATGTGTGGTGCGCAGTCCATCAAGGAGATGCAGCGCGTCGAGATGGTGCTCGCCCCGGCGATAAAGACCGAGGGCAAGTTCTGGCAACTCCCGTAG